The Bacillus sp. NEB1478 genome contains the following window.
ATGTTCAGAACCTTCAACACCACTTGATGTAAACGGGAAAAGAACGACATCCTTCCCTTGCATGCTTTCATTTACTTGGCTTCCTATTTTTACAACACGACCTGTGATATCTGAACCAGGAATCCTTGGGAATTTTACACCTTCTGGTTTCCAGCCGGATTTCGTATCGGTGCCATAGGCTCCTTCTCTCATCCAAATTTCCGTATTATTAATGGCACAAGCCTTTATTTTAATAAGGACTTCATTACTCTTGGGTTCTGGGATTGGTTTTTCTACTATTTCTAATTTGTCAACATCTCCGTATCCAGTCACTTGAACTGCTCTCATATAGACACCATCTTTCTAGTTCTTTATTTCAACAACTGTCTGATAGTGTACTCAAATTTAACCTAATTAACCACATAAGTGCTCGCTTTCAGGGTCATTATGAAAATATTTGAATAGATATTAAAATGATGAAATATAGAAAGAGGAGGTTGACGAGTAGTGCAATGATTTATGTAAGGAAAAATATATGATTGGGGTTTTTGTTTTTTACATAATAGATCCACATTAATAATTTTGTAGTTAAACTCTTACATATTAAGTTATTCAACAAACGGGCCAGATTGGGAGTAAGAAAGGATTTGAACATGTACAACTTGAATTTGTAAGTTATTCAACAAACGAGGCAGGTTAATTTAATAAATTGGAAAGGGATAGGTGTATAAATCGGGAATAACTTGATACACCAGATTAAATTAAGGAGAGGTAAATATGAGTAAATCATTCATTGAACAAGTACATTATATTAGAATTCCTGTAAAAGATTTAGAACAGTCTGCACAATGGTATAGAGATGTATTAGGGCTCCAGTTACTAAACAATACTGAGGAACTTGCAATTTTAAAAGTAAATGAAGGACCTTTCTTACTTATCTTAGTTCCTACCGAAGATGAAACATTTGCACACTTTACAATTGATAATGAACAAGAATTTAGCATTGGCTTTACAAGTCCAGAATTATCTAAATTTCATCAACACTTAATTGATAATCAAGTTAAGGTCGAGGATATAAAAGAAGATAATGGTCATGCCTTTTTCCACTTTTATGACCCAAATGGTAATAAACTTCAAGTACACTGGTAAGATTATCATAAATAAATTACCTTATTTCATTAACATTTCTTCATGATGGAGAAGTGCATGTTTTTATATACCTTATCATGCCTATATCATGGTATTTTCATAGTAATAAAATACCATTTTAATTATAATTATTAATAATCAATGATTGGTTGTGAGAGGGAAATAAATTGGATGACACTATTATAAGAAAGTGGGAAATGCTAGCTAAGAAAAAGTAAATAGAGAGATTTAGCATTACTTTTACCTATATAAATAGTGAAGAAGAAATATTTGAAGTTAACGAGGATCTTACTGCAAAGACAAAATTTGTTTGTTGCATGGAGTGAGTTAAGCCCGAAATATAAAAAGTTATACATGATTACATCATAAATAATGCAAGATGAAATGGAGTATTATATATATTTTTTTAAGAGGTGGTTAATAGATTATGAATAAAAGAATAAACAAAGTGTTTCAAGTAGTGGGGATGAAGAACAAAGGTGTTTACAGCAACTTCGGAAGTGAGGTGCCAATGAATGCACAAAGATTCATGAGTAGAATTGATGAAATAAAGAACCACTTAGGGATAGAGGTTTCGCTTTTTGAGCCGAAAAAAGGCGAGGATCATAAAGAAGGACATTATTATGTTGGGGTCCTAGTGAAGGATAAGATTGATGAAGTGCCAACTGGCATGGAATATATAGAAATATCAGGTGAATTTGTTTCAACGAGAGGGAGTATGACGTTTGTATCCGATCTTTACACTTCTTTACAAAAGTGGTCAAAAGAAAACGGATATTACCCAACACAGAAATCGTATTTTATTGAGATGTATCATCAAGTTGAGGAAGGAGAAGAAGTTGAGATTTTCATACCTGTAATTAGTAGTATCGCAAACGTTACGAGCAAAGAGAGTGAAATAGTCAATAACAAGATTTTCAATTGACCTTTTATTCACTAGAAAGAATTTTCATAGAGCTTTGAAATTCAGTAAACAGGGCGTTGATCCAAGAGAGATTAACGCCTTTTTTATGAAACTTATTCAACAAAAGAGCAGGATTGTGGAAGAAGGTTATCATAAACGGATGTCGAATTTGTTTCTTAAAGATCATGACTTATGAGGATTTAAATGCCAGTGTCTAAAATAATGTATTGATGATGTTCTTATGTGCAAATTTGTGTAATAACATAATGTGGCGTTAGTTAGGCATTCTTTAAGCAATGTGGTGCGTTTCTCTTAGAAAGAGATCTGCACATTTTTTTAATACTATTGAACAAAGGTGCAGATTTAAGAAATTAACTAATATCTTTTTAATTAAGTAAAGATCATTATATGAGAAACGACAAGGAGTTGATTGTATGAAATTTCTCCTCACATCTGCAGGCGTTAATAACAAAAGCATACACGACGCGCTAGTTGATATGCTGGACAAGCCGATCTCCGATTCCACCGCACTGTGCATCCCCACTGCGATGTACGGAGGGGGCGGACCAGGCGTGAATATTTGGAAGTTCATCAGCGGGAATACCGAGCACCCCATGGTTAATTTAGGTTGGAAGTCAGTGGGCGTGCTGGAGCTCACTGCGCTGCCAAGCATTGACAAGGATCGCTGGGTGCCGCTGGTACAGGAAACGGACGTCCTGTTGGTATCCGGCGGCGACGCTCTCTACCTAAACCACTGGATGCGAGAATCGGGGCTGGCAGAGCTCTTACCGTCTCTGCACGCAGTTTATGTGGGAATGAGCGCCGGGAGCATGGTGATGGCACCTAACATTGGAGAAATCTTCGTTGGCTGGACACCACCGAGCGGTGAGGATAAAACACTTGATCTTGTTGATTTTGCCATGTTTCCACACCTTGATCATGAGATGCTGCCGGATAACACCATGGCAGCCGCAGAGCAATGGGCTGCCGAGATAAAGAGGCCGGCATATGCCATTAACGATGATACCGCCATTAAAGTGATTGATGGAGAGGTCGAAGTTATCTCCGAAGGGCATTGGAAGCTATTTTCGCCTTGATATTTCTCCTCTGATAAACGTATGCGAAATTCATTGTGTTGCAATTTAGAGAGGATTGTATAGGTTTCTTATCAATATATTGTGAAGGTTTCACTTAAGCTAACTGGTGCGTTGATCTAATAAGGATTAACGCCTTTTCTAATGGAACAACAAAACGTGCAGTATTGTGGAATAAGAAAGTAAAAATACATAGGTGTATAACAATGAAAAATTTGATTTTTACAATGTCATCCTTAATCAGTTGGTGGATGTTCTTTTTATGGATTTCTTCCAATATTTATGTTGCTGAATCAATGGATTATGGGGCTTTCCTATATACATCAGTTTTTGCTATTAGTCCTTTCCTATCAGCTTTAGTGACTTATTTAACTTATAAATTTTGCATTAAATCTAAGTTTACTTTTCAGATACTAACCCTTATCTACATACTCACATCCATTTATGGGGTAAATTATATTTTAAATATTTAAGTAATATTATAATCTTAAAAATAACGAGTTCGGTTGCTACATATATGAGTAGCATTTACTCAAGAAAAGTAGTAGTTTAACGCAAGAAGGTTTTAGAAAAAAATATACAACAAATAGAAAACTTAAAATAACGAACTAAGTGAGGAGATAATACCACTTTGAACATTTTAACTCTGATTTTAAGTTATTTAATAGGCTCAATTTCATTTGCTTTGATAGTTGGTAAAATATTTTATAAGAAAGATATTCGTGATTATGGTAGTGGAAATCTTGGAGCAACTAATACTTATAGAGTGTTAGGTATAAAAGCAGGAGTAATTGTTGCAATTGCTGATATATTAAAAGGTACACTTGCTTGTTTACTTCCGCTAATACTTAGTTCTACGATTAACCCTATTGTTTGTGGTTTATTGGCAATATTAGGACACATATTTTCTGTATTTGCTAATTTTAAAGGTGGCAAAGCTGTTGCGACAGCAACGGGAGTTTTTTTATTTTTGATACCTTTAGGTGTTTTGGTTGGGTTTGTTATGTTTGTACTAACATTGTTATTTACTAAGTATGTATCATTAAGTTCAATGTTGGCTGGTATAACGTTATTTATTTACAGTCTAATATTTGAAGATAAAGTTATCATAGGATTTTCTCTACTAATAAGCGTATCGATAGTCATTCTTCATCGACAAAATATAAAGAGAATTCTAAACAGAACAGAGAGCAAAATAGTCTAAAAGTTTTGATTATATTTATTAAGTTAACGGGTGCATTTCTCTAAAAAGGAGATATGCACTTTTTTATATAAAATCTATTGAAATTGTAAAATGTAAAAAAGGTC
Protein-coding sequences here:
- a CDS encoding VOC family protein, translated to MSKSFIEQVHYIRIPVKDLEQSAQWYRDVLGLQLLNNTEELAILKVNEGPFLLILVPTEDETFAHFTIDNEQEFSIGFTSPELSKFHQHLIDNQVKVEDIKEDNGHAFFHFYDPNGNKLQVHW
- a CDS encoding effector binding domain-containing protein; the encoded protein is MNKRINKVFQVVGMKNKGVYSNFGSEVPMNAQRFMSRIDEIKNHLGIEVSLFEPKKGEDHKEGHYYVGVLVKDKIDEVPTGMEYIEISGEFVSTRGSMTFVSDLYTSLQKWSKENGYYPTQKSYFIEMYHQVEEGEEVEIFIPVISSIANVTSKESEIVNNKIFN
- a CDS encoding Type 1 glutamine amidotransferase-like domain-containing protein — translated: MKFLLTSAGVNNKSIHDALVDMLDKPISDSTALCIPTAMYGGGGPGVNIWKFISGNTEHPMVNLGWKSVGVLELTALPSIDKDRWVPLVQETDVLLVSGGDALYLNHWMRESGLAELLPSLHAVYVGMSAGSMVMAPNIGEIFVGWTPPSGEDKTLDLVDFAMFPHLDHEMLPDNTMAAAEQWAAEIKRPAYAINDDTAIKVIDGEVEVISEGHWKLFSP
- the plsY gene encoding glycerol-3-phosphate 1-O-acyltransferase PlsY codes for the protein MNILTLILSYLIGSISFALIVGKIFYKKDIRDYGSGNLGATNTYRVLGIKAGVIVAIADILKGTLACLLPLILSSTINPIVCGLLAILGHIFSVFANFKGGKAVATATGVFLFLIPLGVLVGFVMFVLTLLFTKYVSLSSMLAGITLFIYSLIFEDKVIIGFSLLISVSIVILHRQNIKRILNRTESKIV